The Erinaceus europaeus unplaced genomic scaffold, mEriEur2.1 scaffold_551, whole genome shotgun sequence genome contains the following window.
TTGGGATATGTGTTACTTGCAGCCTAAAGCATTCTAAAATACCAAGAAATGGTCCAGAGGCACATCACCATGCACTCCTGGTGccctgggggtggaggtggggctcaaCGGGGGACAGAGAAAAGTTATCAGTGCTTGAGGAGTGGGGACAGGTCTGCCGGGATCCCAATCCACTCTGGCAGGAAGGTAGCCTCAGGCTTaaagatggagaggaaaggggagtctGGGAGGGTGTAATTGGCCAGGTAGATGGTCTGTCCCCCTGTGAGGTAGCCTGCCCAGACCCCAAAAGTCCCAACGGTCATGATGGTGTGGTTACACTGCATGAGCAGCGCAAAGTCCTTGCTGGGAGAGCCCTCCAGGCCATTGCCAGCAAACACCACATCCCCACGGGAGGCATCAATGTTGTCTCGGCACCAGGCCATGTCATTGCTGGTCACCACGAACAGAGGGGAGCTGTGGTGGGTGCGGAACCAGGCCAGGGCCTGCTGCAGGTAGCCCCTGTCAGCCACCACGCCCCTCCAGACTTTGGGCATGAGGTAGACATAGTCCCCCCTGCGCACATGCACCCCCACAAAGGTGCTGGGCTGGCTCCCGTTCACCATCAGGCCTCGCAGCAGCCTCTGGGCCTCCTCCCTCAAGTGGTCGTGCAGAGTGAACTCATGCAGGATCTCCTGGCGCAGGTGGTGGTAGAAGGTCCAGGAGCAGGGGTAGCCCGTCAGGCGCACATACTGCCCTGGGATGTGGCGGTACTGCTCCTCCATCCAGTCGTTCAGTTTATAGTTGCTCCATGGGAATAGGCTGGCTGTGGTGCCGTGCAGGATGGGGAGGCTGATTCTGAAGAGGGGGGCTAGCCAGTCATGCATCTGGGGCGGGATGAAGGCTGGGCGCCCATTCATCTTGGCCAGTGCGTACAGCGTGGCGTACTCCCCCATCTGGTTCCCGAGGCGGCCTATGGAGTTGATGGTGAACATGCCATCCTGGGCCAAGTCATTGGGCGACAGGACCACAGGGGCTGGGTAGAGCAAGGACGTGGGTACCTGAGCCAGACGCTGGTAACTGTAGAAGAGGATGGATGCCAAGAAGATGGTGAGGAGGAAGCAGACGATGGAGAAGGAAGGACAG
Protein-coding sequences here:
- the LOC103125188 gene encoding galactoside alpha-(1,2)-fucosyltransferase 2-like isoform X2, which encodes MFTINSIGRLGNQMGEYATLYALAKMNGRPAFIPPQMHDWLAPLFRISLPILHGTTASLFPWSNYKLNDWMEEQYRHIPGQYVRLTGYPCSWTFYHHLRQEILHEFTLHDHLREEAQRLLRGLMVNGSQPSTFVGVHVRRGDYVYLMPKVWRGVVADRGYLQQALAWFRTHHSSPLFVVTSNDMAWCRDNIDASRGDVVFAGNGLEGSPSKDFALLMQCNHTIMTVGTFGVWAGYLTGGQTIYLANYTLPDSPFLSIFKPEATFLPEWIGIPADLSPLLKH
- the LOC103125188 gene encoding galactoside alpha-(1,2)-fucosyltransferase 2-like isoform X1 produces the protein MATAHLVSYPGAERTVIMIRGTSSPVSRKDPSLPACQEPPPGSLPFTVGDTASPQGASEAAWHRRLKAAISRCWVTCPSFSIVCFLLTIFLASILFYSYQRLAQVPTSLLYPAPVVLSPNDLAQDGMFTINSIGRLGNQMGEYATLYALAKMNGRPAFIPPQMHDWLAPLFRISLPILHGTTASLFPWSNYKLNDWMEEQYRHIPGQYVRLTGYPCSWTFYHHLRQEILHEFTLHDHLREEAQRLLRGLMVNGSQPSTFVGVHVRRGDYVYLMPKVWRGVVADRGYLQQALAWFRTHHSSPLFVVTSNDMAWCRDNIDASRGDVVFAGNGLEGSPSKDFALLMQCNHTIMTVGTFGVWAGYLTGGQTIYLANYTLPDSPFLSIFKPEATFLPEWIGIPADLSPLLKH